One window from the genome of Crassostrea angulata isolate pt1a10 chromosome 2, ASM2561291v2, whole genome shotgun sequence encodes:
- the LOC128174050 gene encoding uncharacterized protein LOC128174050, producing the protein MASKKRNTRLTEVDKETENFDTSDKGEISQSRDIMQGIASIQNTLANFLLRLDGQGKHLDDLTQEIRARDGITERLEKVQDQTVETENLISELQEKNKKMEREMSRLRDYVIRLEYCVNVQRDQIIDLKIKYMENNVIVNGIEEKGTANEPENLAAIIRNILITEMEMKPEMADRLQISKMFRMGEFDKRRKYPRPVCIQFAYRNHKDLVMSGVKVLKAKKSPFRFAQQQPEEVREKRKQLFEVQKKYTEKGIETKMNGTKLIFTQSNSVYRDKLGSRPTADEIITDDEVNITVNPGKSVEDNGNRFIGHAVSVESFKQVRKSIVEVMRINTISSASHNIYAYRFTSPDGSTHEGSDDDGEFGAGRALLKTLIDNEVTNTLVVVSRWYGSKIGPRRFTHINDAGMSAVKNMQVPVIS; encoded by the coding sequence ATGGCATCCAAAAAGCGAAACACAAGACTAACAGAAGTAGATAAAGAAACGGAGAACTTCGATACCTCTGACAAAGGTGAAATCTCCCAGAGCAGGGATATCATGCAAGGTATTGCAAGTATACAAAATACTTTAGCTAACTTTTTATTACGTTTAGACGGTCAAGGTAAACATTTAGACGATCTCACACAGGAGATAAGAGCGAGAGATGGAATCACTGAAAGGCTTGAGAAGGTCCAAGACCAGACAGTTGAGACCGAGAACCTAATTTCAGAACTGCAGgagaaaaacaaaaagatgGAGAGAGAGATGAGCCGCTTACGCGACTATGTAATACGCTTAGAGTATTGTGTTAATGTTCAAAGAGATCAAATAATAGATCTGAAGATAAAGTATATGGAAAACAATGTAATTGTTAATGGCATAGAAGAGAAAGGCACAGCAAATGAACCTGAAAACCTTGCTGCCATTATCAGGAACATTCTTATAACAGAGATGGAAATGAAACCAGAAATGGCGGATCGCTTGCAGATCTCGAAAATGTTTCGTATGGGTGAATTTGACAAACGTAGGAAATATCCGAGACCAGTCTGCATTCAATTCGCCTACCGAAACCACAAGGATCTGGTAATGAGTGGGGTCAAGGTGCTAAAAGCAAAGAAATCACCATTCCGATTTGCACAGCAGCAACCAGAAGAAGTAAGAGAGAAAAGGAAACAACTTTTTGAAGTTcagaaaaaatatactgaaaaaggCATAGAAACTAAGATGAATGGAACGAAACTCATATTCACTCAGAGCAACTCTGTCTATAGAGATAAACTCGGTTCACGACCTACTGCCGATGAGATCATTACCGACGACGAGGTCAACATAACGGTAAACCCTGGGAAGTCTGTCGAGGACAATGGAAACCGGTTTATTGGCCATGCAGTATCTGTCGAGTCTTTCAAGCAGGTCAGGAAATCTATTGTGGAAGTGATGCGCATCAATACCATTTCAAGTGCGAGTCATAACATATATGCGTACCGATTTACCAGCCCAGACGGTTCCACTCATGAGGGTTCTGATGATGATGGCGAATTTGGAGCGGGACGAGCGCTACTGAAAACCCTGATTGACAACGAAGTGACTAACACGCTGGTTGTGGTCTCGCGCTGGTACGGTAGTAAGATCGGTCCTCGAAGATTCACCCACATTAACGATGCAGGTATGAGTGCCGTAAAGAACATGCAGGTACCTGTTATTTCGTGA
- the LOC128170443 gene encoding uncharacterized protein LOC128170443, translating to MPPKRTSQARAKPSTVSKQKKRRTSMNLEVVSPALSVSPALSPDVLETITAQVTQRVTATIRDELTTLINNINSNSASNSQGSISINPLGASNNNDNDGLVRESRHLDNAIQHSVEAVVVDHSEKIAGKCPTGFVSTAVPIDARVSDQTKSKIWSNQYIEFASLLSKDKQKKGKLSIQVEDGDSPGKLTIHQVENDSQSEVTLSSMHDWLTAWNRFAAIYCIKYPE from the coding sequence ATGCCACCAAAAAGAACAAGCCAAGCTCGCGCAAAACCATCAACAGTCTCAAAACAAAAGAAACGCAGGACATCAATGAACTTGGAAGTGGTTTCGCCAGCTTTATCCGTTTCGCCAGCTTTATCCCCCGATGTACTGGAAACCATCACAGCACAGGTGACCCAGCGGGTGACGGCCACAATTAGAGACGAGTTGACAACGCTGATAAACAACATTAACAGCAACAGTGCTTCAAATTCTCAGGGGAGTATTAGTATAAATCCTCTAGGGGCATCTAACAACAATGATAATGACGGGTTGGTAAGAGAATCTAGACATCTGGACAACGCTATTCAACACTCAGTTGAAGCGGTAGTTGTGGATCACTCTGAGAAAATCGCTGGTAAGTGTCCGACAGGTTTTGTTAGTACAGCAGTACCAATTGATGCAAGGGTATCGGATCAAACTAAATCAAAAATTTGGTCAAACCAGTATATAGAATTTGCAAGCCTTTTGTCGAAagacaaacaaaagaaaggtaagTTATCTATACAGGTCGAAGATGGTGACAGTCCAGGCAAGCTTACAATCCACCAGGTAGAGAACGATTCCCAAAGCGAGGTAACTCTCTCATCCATGCATGACTGGCTTACAGCATGGAATAGATTTGCTGCAATTTATTGTATTAAATACCCAGAATAA